From one Streptomyces sp. 846.5 genomic stretch:
- a CDS encoding glucose-1-phosphate cytidylyltransferase, protein MKVVLFCGGYGLRMRNGTADDTPKPMAMVGPRPLIWHVMRYYAHYGHKEFILCLGYGAHHIKDFFLNYEETTSNDFVLRNGRPELLSTDIADWTITFAQTGTESPIGERLRRVRHHLDGDEMFLANYADVLTDAPLPEMIDRFARSDAGAQMMVVPPQSSFHCVDLGEDGLVGGITAVSELPLWENGGYFVLRQEVFDHIPENGDLVADGCAELAKRGRLLAYQHRGFWKPTDTVKERAALDAAYARGDRPWAVWERDCQAAMETA, encoded by the coding sequence GTGAAGGTCGTACTCTTCTGCGGCGGATACGGGCTGCGCATGCGCAACGGCACCGCCGACGACACGCCCAAACCGATGGCGATGGTCGGCCCCCGGCCGCTGATCTGGCACGTCATGCGCTACTACGCGCACTACGGGCACAAGGAGTTCATCCTCTGCCTCGGCTACGGGGCCCATCACATCAAGGACTTCTTCCTCAACTACGAGGAGACGACGTCCAACGACTTCGTGCTGCGCAACGGGCGGCCCGAGCTGCTCTCCACCGACATCGCCGACTGGACCATCACCTTCGCGCAGACCGGCACCGAGTCACCGATCGGGGAGCGGCTGCGCCGGGTGCGGCACCACCTGGACGGCGACGAGATGTTCCTCGCCAACTACGCCGACGTGCTCACCGACGCCCCGCTGCCGGAGATGATCGACCGGTTCGCCCGGAGCGACGCCGGTGCGCAGATGATGGTGGTGCCGCCGCAGTCCTCGTTCCACTGCGTGGACCTGGGCGAGGACGGCCTGGTGGGGGGCATCACCGCGGTGAGCGAACTGCCGCTGTGGGAGAACGGCGGCTACTTCGTGCTCCGCCAGGAGGTCTTCGACCACATACCGGAGAACGGGGACCTGGTCGCCGACGGATGCGCCGAACTGGCCAAGCGCGGCCGCCTGCTGGCCTACCAGCACCGCGGCTTCTGGAAGCCGACCGACACCGTGAAGGAGCGGGCGGCACTCGACGCCGCCTACGCCCGGGGCGACCGTCCGTGGGCCGTGTGGGAACGGGACTGCCAGGCCGCCATGGAGACCGCATGA
- a CDS encoding DUF4910 domain-containing protein, whose translation MAPVTGVGEQMHALVERLYPLCRSITGDGVRATLDIVGEYLPLQVHEVPTGTPVLDWTVPQEWNIRDAYIADPAGRRVVDFAASNLHVLGYSVPVAATMPLAELRAHLHTLPDQPSLVPYRTSYYTPTWGFCLAQEVLDALPEAEYEVRIDSTLADGHLTYAEHVVPGQVADEVIVSCHTCHPSLANDNLAGIAVAVSLAQELAQQTPWYTYRFIFAPGTIGAITWLARNTERLERVKHGLVLACAGDSGQLTYKQSRRGDAEIDRVLRHVLTVSERPHRVNEFTPYGYDERQYCSPGFDLGVGSLSRTPYAGYPEYHTSADNPDFVTPEAMEDTLAVCREAFAVLDRNRRYLNLSPYGEPQLGRRGLYDSLGGRSDAKEAQLAMLWVLSLSDGEHSLLDVAERSALPFDTVAVAADALREAGLIKAGGG comes from the coding sequence GTGGCGCCGGTGACCGGGGTCGGCGAGCAGATGCACGCGCTGGTGGAGCGGCTGTACCCGCTCTGCCGGAGCATCACCGGCGACGGGGTGCGGGCCACCCTGGACATCGTCGGCGAGTACCTCCCGCTGCAGGTGCACGAGGTGCCGACGGGGACTCCGGTGCTCGACTGGACGGTGCCGCAGGAGTGGAACATCCGGGACGCCTACATCGCCGACCCCGCCGGTCGGCGGGTCGTCGACTTCGCCGCGTCCAACCTGCATGTGCTCGGCTACAGCGTCCCGGTGGCGGCGACCATGCCGCTGGCCGAGCTGCGCGCACACCTGCACACCCTGCCGGACCAGCCCTCCCTGGTGCCGTACCGCACCAGCTACTACACGCCGACGTGGGGGTTCTGCCTGGCCCAGGAGGTCCTGGACGCGCTGCCGGAAGCCGAGTACGAGGTGCGCATCGACTCCACCCTCGCCGACGGCCACCTCACCTACGCCGAGCACGTGGTCCCGGGGCAGGTCGCCGACGAGGTGATCGTCTCCTGCCACACCTGCCACCCTTCGCTCGCCAACGACAACCTGGCCGGCATCGCGGTGGCGGTCTCGCTGGCCCAGGAGCTGGCCCAGCAGACGCCGTGGTACACCTACCGGTTCATCTTCGCGCCCGGCACCATCGGGGCGATCACCTGGCTGGCCCGCAACACGGAGCGGCTGGAGCGGGTGAAACACGGGCTGGTGCTGGCCTGCGCCGGCGACTCGGGCCAACTGACGTACAAGCAGAGCCGACGCGGCGACGCGGAGATCGACCGGGTGCTGCGCCATGTCCTGACCGTCTCCGAACGGCCGCACCGGGTCAACGAGTTCACCCCGTATGGCTACGACGAGCGGCAGTACTGCTCGCCCGGGTTCGACCTCGGCGTGGGCTCGCTCAGCCGGACCCCGTACGCCGGGTACCCCGAGTACCACACCTCGGCGGACAACCCGGACTTCGTCACCCCGGAGGCGATGGAGGACACCCTCGCGGTCTGCCGCGAGGCGTTCGCCGTGCTCGACCGCAACCGGCGTTACCTCAACCTCAGCCCCTACGGCGAACCGCAGTTGGGGCGGCGCGGGTTGTACGACTCGCTCGGCGGCCGCAGCGACGCCAAGGAGGCCCAGCTGGCCATGCTCTGGGTGCTCAGCCTCTCCGACGGCGAGCACAGTCTGCTGGACGTCGCCGAGCGGTCCGCGCTGCCCTTCGACACCGTCGCCGTCGCGGCCGACGCCCTGCGGGAGGCCGGCCTGATCAAGGCGGGGGGCGGATGA
- a CDS encoding class I SAM-dependent methyltransferase codes for MTGCRLCGSAALESVVDLGATPPCESFLAAEQLDGPEPTYPLHLRVCTDCWLAQIPPLITPEETFTQYAYFSSYSTSWVEHARTFVAGAVERLGLGPDAFAVEVASNDGYLLRHMVDRGIRCLGIEPSVNVGAAAREAGVPTLTEFLGPEVGAAVRAEHGPADLVVANNVYAHIPDVVGFTQGLRALVADDGWVSIEVQHLLTLIEENQYDTIYHEHFQYYTVASAIRALASGGLALVDVELLPTHGGSIRLWARPAEAAGEPSQRVADVLSREKAAGLQELSGYTEFSARVAKVRRDLLRFLIDAAERGETVVGYGAPGKGNTLLNHCGVRPDLLAYTVDRNPYKHGRFTPGTRIPILPPEQISIDRPDYVLVLPWNLRAELTEQLSFVHAWGGRLVFPIPELSIVEVES; via the coding sequence ATGACAGGATGCCGACTCTGCGGCTCGGCGGCGCTGGAGAGCGTCGTCGATCTGGGGGCGACGCCACCGTGCGAGAGCTTTCTCGCCGCGGAGCAGTTGGACGGACCGGAGCCGACCTACCCGCTGCACCTGCGGGTCTGCACCGACTGCTGGCTGGCGCAGATCCCGCCGCTGATCACGCCGGAGGAGACGTTCACGCAGTACGCGTACTTCTCCTCCTACTCGACCTCCTGGGTGGAGCACGCGCGCACCTTTGTCGCCGGCGCCGTGGAGCGGCTGGGCCTCGGCCCCGACGCCTTCGCGGTCGAGGTCGCGAGCAACGACGGGTACCTGCTCCGGCACATGGTGGACCGCGGGATCCGCTGCTTGGGCATCGAGCCGTCGGTGAACGTGGGCGCGGCGGCGCGGGAGGCGGGGGTGCCCACGCTCACCGAGTTCCTGGGCCCCGAGGTCGGCGCCGCCGTCCGAGCCGAGCACGGCCCGGCCGACCTGGTCGTGGCCAACAACGTGTACGCGCACATCCCCGACGTGGTCGGCTTCACCCAGGGGCTGCGCGCCCTGGTCGCCGACGACGGCTGGGTCTCCATCGAGGTGCAGCACCTGCTGACCCTGATCGAGGAGAACCAGTACGACACGATCTACCACGAGCACTTCCAGTACTACACGGTCGCGTCCGCGATCCGGGCGCTGGCGAGCGGCGGACTCGCCCTGGTGGACGTCGAACTGCTGCCCACGCACGGCGGATCCATCCGGCTGTGGGCCCGCCCCGCCGAGGCCGCCGGTGAGCCGAGTCAGCGCGTGGCGGACGTCCTGTCCCGGGAGAAGGCCGCCGGACTGCAGGAGCTCTCCGGGTACACCGAGTTCTCCGCCCGGGTGGCCAAGGTCCGCCGGGACCTGCTGCGGTTCCTCATCGATGCGGCCGAACGCGGCGAGACGGTCGTCGGCTACGGCGCCCCCGGCAAGGGCAACACCCTGCTCAACCACTGCGGCGTCCGGCCGGACCTGCTCGCCTACACGGTCGACCGCAACCCCTACAAGCACGGCAGGTTCACCCCGGGCACCCGCATCCCGATCCTGCCGCCCGAGCAGATCAGCATCGACCGACCCGACTATGTGCTCGTCCTGCCCTGGAACCTGCGGGCCGAACTGACCGAGCAGTTGTCCTTCGTACACGCCTGGGGCGGCCGACTGGTCTTCCCCATCCCCGAACTCAGCATTGTCGAGGTGGAATCGTGA
- a CDS encoding SDR family oxidoreductase translates to MRVLLTGHQGYLGTVMAPVLAAAGHEVVGLDAGLFADCVLGPQPADPPGQRVDLRDVTAEHVAGVDAVIHLAALSNDPLGSLAPELTYDINHHASVRLAELARDAGVRRFLYASTCSVYGASGGDALVAEDAPLRPVTPYAESKVRVEDDLHALADGDFSPVYMRNATAFGYSPRLRADIVLNNLVGHAYLSGEVLVLSDGTPWRPLVHAADIARAFTAALTAPQDAVHDQAFNIGSEVNNVTVAEIAGQVAEAVPGSKVVITGENGADPRSYRVDFSRFRAAIPGFDCEWSVKRGALELAEAYREHGLTAEDFQDRFTRLAVLRAASEAGAVDDTLRWRR, encoded by the coding sequence ATGCGCGTGCTACTGACCGGACACCAGGGCTACCTGGGCACCGTGATGGCCCCGGTACTCGCCGCCGCCGGCCACGAGGTCGTCGGGCTGGACGCCGGCCTGTTCGCCGACTGCGTGCTGGGCCCGCAGCCGGCCGACCCGCCGGGACAGCGGGTGGACCTGCGCGATGTCACCGCCGAACACGTGGCCGGGGTGGACGCCGTGATCCACCTGGCCGCGCTCTCCAACGACCCGCTGGGATCGCTGGCGCCGGAGCTCACCTACGACATCAACCACCACGCCTCCGTGCGGCTGGCCGAGCTGGCCCGCGACGCCGGAGTGCGACGCTTCCTGTACGCGTCGACCTGTTCGGTGTACGGCGCCTCCGGCGGCGACGCCCTGGTGGCCGAGGACGCCCCGCTGCGCCCGGTGACGCCGTACGCGGAGTCCAAGGTGCGGGTGGAGGACGACCTGCACGCCCTCGCCGACGGCGACTTCAGCCCGGTGTACATGCGCAACGCCACCGCCTTCGGCTACTCGCCCCGGCTGCGCGCCGACATCGTGCTGAACAACCTGGTGGGCCATGCCTACCTGTCCGGCGAGGTGCTGGTGCTCTCCGACGGCACCCCCTGGCGTCCGCTGGTGCACGCGGCCGACATCGCGCGCGCCTTCACCGCAGCCCTGACGGCACCTCAGGATGCCGTGCACGACCAGGCGTTCAACATCGGCAGCGAGGTCAACAACGTCACCGTCGCCGAGATCGCCGGGCAGGTCGCCGAGGCGGTGCCGGGATCGAAGGTGGTGATCACCGGCGAGAACGGCGCCGATCCGCGGTCCTACCGGGTGGACTTCTCCCGCTTCCGCGCCGCGATACCCGGCTTCGACTGCGAGTGGTCGGTGAAGCGAGGGGCGCTGGAGCTCGCCGAGGCGTACCGCGAACACGGGCTGACCGCCGAGGACTTCCAGGACCGCTTCACCCGGCTCGCCGTACTGCGCGCGGCGTCCGAGGCCGGCGCCGTCGACGACACCCTGCGGTGGCGCCGGTGA
- a CDS encoding O-antigen ligase domain-containing protein encodes MRGETPQGPDATGQQSGTELRPADPPKLVGTAWGLLILNTLGSAGARTIIPLPRSFIQLVTMGALVTAFVLALTLNLRLRIRPSAYMFLLTLLLVASVISSARLESGYGSLFRCFRLLLFVSSLWLLSRWWDGSLTFVVHHIRMYFLVLVPVAAGLFVSPGAAMPGLYGGRLVGDLWPLTPPQIGQYAAVIIGLTVLLAVGRRTSWTGAAVVIVPSFVLLALTHTRTATLGMLVGLALAISSLILTSAAARRFFTWVVLGSLVAAIGFSSALQTWFLRGQSQENFASLTGRAKVWNALLSAPRTVSQDIFGVGLGDKSYGGLPIDDSWLAVFHEQGLLGVTLVAAIVVVLGGIALLRPPSLPRACAIFLISYCVIASYTEVGLGDASPYLLHLAVAASLLAAPTEAVPLPAPQDRRRRLSLSRPREARRTAAQRPELEVA; translated from the coding sequence ATGCGCGGCGAGACGCCGCAGGGGCCGGACGCGACAGGCCAGCAGTCCGGCACCGAGCTGCGCCCTGCCGATCCGCCGAAGCTCGTCGGGACGGCCTGGGGTCTGCTGATCCTCAACACGCTCGGCTCGGCCGGAGCGAGGACCATCATCCCGCTGCCCCGCTCCTTCATCCAGCTGGTCACCATGGGCGCGCTGGTCACCGCGTTCGTGCTGGCGCTGACGCTCAATCTGCGGCTGCGCATCCGCCCCAGCGCCTACATGTTCCTGCTCACCCTGCTGCTGGTGGCGAGCGTGATCTCCAGCGCGCGCCTGGAGTCCGGGTACGGATCGCTGTTCCGCTGCTTCCGGCTGCTGCTCTTCGTCAGCTCGCTGTGGCTGCTGAGCCGTTGGTGGGACGGCAGCCTGACCTTTGTAGTGCACCACATCCGGATGTACTTCCTGGTGCTGGTGCCGGTGGCGGCCGGTCTGTTCGTCTCACCGGGGGCGGCCATGCCCGGCCTCTACGGCGGGCGGCTGGTCGGCGATCTGTGGCCGCTGACCCCGCCGCAGATCGGACAGTACGCGGCAGTGATCATCGGGCTCACCGTGCTGCTCGCCGTGGGCCGCCGGACCAGCTGGACCGGTGCGGCGGTGGTCATCGTGCCGTCGTTCGTCCTGCTGGCACTGACCCATACCCGGACCGCCACCCTCGGCATGCTCGTCGGGCTGGCGCTGGCGATCAGCTCGCTCATCCTGACCAGCGCCGCCGCCCGCCGGTTCTTCACCTGGGTGGTGCTGGGCTCACTGGTGGCCGCGATCGGGTTCAGCTCCGCGCTGCAGACCTGGTTCCTGCGCGGACAGAGCCAGGAGAACTTCGCCAGCCTCACCGGCCGGGCGAAGGTCTGGAACGCCCTGCTGAGCGCCCCCCGGACCGTCTCGCAGGACATCTTCGGCGTGGGCCTGGGCGACAAGTCCTACGGTGGGCTGCCGATCGACGACAGCTGGCTGGCCGTCTTCCACGAGCAGGGCCTGCTCGGCGTCACCCTGGTGGCGGCGATCGTCGTCGTGCTGGGCGGCATCGCGCTGCTGCGGCCGCCGTCGCTGCCGAGGGCCTGTGCCATCTTCCTGATCAGCTACTGCGTGATCGCCTCGTACACCGAGGTCGGACTGGGCGACGCCTCGCCGTACCTGCTGCATCTGGCCGTGGCCGCCTCACTGCTGGCGGCGCCCACCGAGGCGGTGCCCCTACCCGCGCCCCAGGACCGTCGGCGCCGGCTCTCGCTGTCGCGCCCCCGGGAGGCCCGGCGTACCGCAGCCCAGCGACCGGAACTGGAGGTGGCCTGA
- a CDS encoding PIG-L deacetylase family protein, giving the protein MIRLGAGRRNRIVALAAHCDDLAIGAGGTLLTLCLAQPGIRVDALVLSGGGSEREQEEQAALAAFCPGADLRLNVLKLPDGRLPAHWSEAKEAIEDLRAETDPDLVLAPRTEDAHQDHRGLAQLVTTAFRDHLVLGYEIVKWDGDLGRPVAYQPLSPEIAERKVQLLEEHYPSQRHRSWYDREAFLGLARIRGIECNERYAEAFAVTKLILDLGE; this is encoded by the coding sequence ATGATCCGGCTCGGGGCCGGGCGCCGCAACCGGATCGTCGCACTGGCCGCGCACTGCGACGACCTCGCCATCGGCGCCGGCGGCACACTGCTGACGCTCTGCCTCGCCCAACCCGGCATCCGCGTCGACGCGCTGGTGCTCTCCGGCGGCGGCAGCGAGCGGGAGCAGGAGGAGCAGGCCGCGCTGGCCGCCTTCTGCCCCGGCGCCGACCTGCGGCTCAACGTCCTCAAACTGCCGGACGGCAGGCTGCCCGCGCACTGGTCCGAGGCCAAGGAGGCGATCGAGGACCTGCGCGCGGAGACCGATCCGGACCTGGTGCTCGCCCCGCGCACCGAGGACGCGCACCAGGACCACCGCGGCCTGGCCCAGTTGGTCACCACCGCGTTCCGCGACCACCTGGTGCTCGGCTACGAGATCGTCAAATGGGACGGCGACCTCGGCCGTCCGGTCGCGTACCAGCCGCTGTCGCCGGAGATCGCGGAACGAAAGGTGCAGCTCCTGGAGGAGCACTACCCTTCCCAGCGGCACCGGTCCTGGTACGACCGGGAGGCTTTCCTCGGGCTGGCCCGGATCCGCGGCATCGAATGCAACGAGCGCTACGCCGAGGCGTTCGCCGTCACCAAACTCATACTCGACCTGGGGGAATGA
- a CDS encoding glycosyltransferase family 4 protein, translating into MHVLVVHNRYSSAQPSGENNVVDQEVELLRWAGHRVELFERRSDDIAARSLPGKAALPLLVPWNPAVRSELAARLRAERPDVVHVHNVFPLLSPAVLAACADADVPVVATLHNYTQVCPPGTLQRDGLPCTECVGSAVPLPAVRHGCYRNSRLATVPLAVSLAVNRRRWWSGVDRFFCISAAQRDVLVRSGMPPERLTVKHNFVPEPGAVREGPGEHLLYLGRLAEAKGVRLLMAAWDEVAAQGGVGVPLVVAGAGPLEPEVAAWAAGREDVRFIGLCDPAESRRVIARSVAVVAPSTWLEAFGLVVVEAMAAGVPTVAAGHGAFVELVEDGVTGLLHQPGDAASLAQCLRRITADADGGRELGRAARRRYEQGFSPAVGLERLEEGYRAAIAARSGGGDTRASMSGSKR; encoded by the coding sequence ATGCATGTGCTCGTGGTGCACAACCGCTACTCCTCGGCGCAGCCGAGCGGGGAGAACAACGTCGTCGACCAGGAGGTGGAGCTGCTGCGCTGGGCCGGCCACCGGGTGGAGCTGTTCGAGCGGCGCAGCGACGACATCGCCGCCCGGTCCCTGCCGGGCAAGGCCGCGCTGCCGCTGCTGGTGCCGTGGAACCCGGCGGTCCGCTCCGAGCTCGCCGCCCGGCTGCGGGCCGAGCGGCCGGACGTGGTGCACGTCCACAACGTCTTCCCGCTGCTGTCACCCGCGGTGCTGGCCGCCTGCGCCGACGCCGACGTGCCGGTCGTCGCCACGCTGCACAACTACACCCAGGTCTGCCCGCCCGGCACGCTGCAGCGGGACGGCCTGCCGTGCACCGAATGCGTCGGGTCGGCGGTCCCGCTGCCCGCCGTCCGGCACGGCTGCTACCGGAACTCCCGGCTGGCAACGGTGCCGCTGGCGGTCAGTCTGGCGGTCAACCGGCGGCGGTGGTGGTCCGGCGTGGACCGCTTCTTCTGCATCTCCGCGGCGCAGCGCGACGTCCTGGTGCGCTCCGGCATGCCGCCGGAGCGGCTGACGGTGAAGCACAACTTCGTGCCGGAACCGGGTGCCGTACGCGAGGGGCCCGGCGAGCATCTGCTCTACCTGGGCCGGCTCGCGGAGGCCAAGGGGGTGCGGCTGCTGATGGCCGCGTGGGACGAAGTCGCTGCGCAGGGCGGTGTCGGTGTGCCGCTGGTGGTCGCCGGCGCCGGGCCGCTGGAGCCCGAGGTGGCCGCCTGGGCGGCGGGCCGGGAGGACGTGCGGTTCATCGGCCTGTGCGACCCGGCAGAGAGCCGCCGGGTCATCGCGCGGTCGGTCGCGGTGGTGGCGCCCTCGACCTGGCTGGAGGCGTTCGGCCTGGTGGTCGTGGAGGCGATGGCGGCCGGGGTCCCGACCGTCGCCGCCGGCCACGGCGCCTTCGTCGAACTCGTCGAGGACGGGGTGACCGGGCTGCTGCACCAGCCGGGTGACGCCGCGTCACTCGCCCAGTGCCTGCGCCGGATCACGGCGGACGCCGACGGCGGTCGGGAGCTGGGCCGGGCGGCCCGGCGCCGCTATGAGCAGGGCTTCAGTCCGGCTGTCGGGCTGGAGCGTCTGGAGGAGGGGTACCGGGCGGCGATCGCGGCCCGGTCCGGCGGCGGGGACACCCGCGCAAGTATGAGTGGGAGCAAGCGATGA
- a CDS encoding right-handed parallel beta-helix repeat-containing protein, producing the protein MGGKLRHGAWSTALSATALLTIAGCGGTPDGQAGPTGVPSAGTSAAPSGVPTAEPTGAAPASVTPVCDRIPAGPAEAPAGAVTVDPAVVGDLAAKTLNSPPHTTFWLRPGTHRIGSGPYDQVVPKDGDVYLGAPGAVLDGQKVNQSAFAGSAVDVTISHLTVQHFAAPQDEGVVNHDSADGWVIEHTTVQDNSGAGLMAGARQQVRSDCLRRNGQYGMNAYKGDGALTGLVVQGNEITGNNTGDWERRQPGCGCSGGIKFWAVNGSDVRGNWVHDNRGTGLWADTNNNDFLIEDNVIEANDGAALIYEASYNAVIRYNTIRRNNLVEGRTAAATGDDFPYGTVYLSESGGEPRIRARTDRIDVYGNVLEDNWSGITLWENADRFCNSPANTSSGDCTLLVPDVKRCAQPAIAKAPLSSDCRWKTQRVDIHGNRFVQGASTAGCAGQCGRMAVLSNYGSYPDWSPYKGDRVAQAITFTQQNRWYDNVYVGPWSFVAHDQGLVLDVKQWQGAPYRQDSGSTFGPQAGG; encoded by the coding sequence GTGGGGGGGAAGTTGCGGCACGGAGCGTGGTCGACGGCGTTGTCGGCGACGGCCCTGCTGACGATCGCCGGCTGCGGGGGAACGCCGGACGGTCAGGCGGGGCCGACCGGCGTGCCGTCCGCCGGAACGTCCGCCGCGCCCTCCGGCGTGCCCACCGCCGAGCCGACCGGCGCAGCGCCGGCCTCCGTGACCCCGGTCTGCGACCGGATCCCCGCCGGGCCGGCCGAGGCGCCGGCGGGCGCGGTGACGGTCGACCCCGCGGTGGTCGGCGACCTGGCCGCGAAGACCCTGAACAGCCCCCCGCACACCACGTTCTGGCTTCGACCGGGCACGCACAGGATCGGGTCGGGCCCCTACGACCAGGTCGTCCCCAAGGACGGGGACGTCTACCTGGGCGCGCCGGGGGCGGTGCTCGACGGCCAGAAGGTCAACCAGTCCGCGTTCGCCGGCAGCGCCGTGGACGTCACCATCAGCCATCTGACGGTGCAGCACTTCGCCGCCCCGCAGGACGAGGGCGTGGTCAACCACGACTCCGCCGACGGGTGGGTGATCGAGCACACGACGGTGCAGGACAACTCCGGCGCCGGTCTGATGGCCGGCGCCCGCCAGCAGGTCCGCTCCGACTGCCTGCGCCGCAACGGCCAGTACGGCATGAACGCGTACAAGGGCGACGGCGCCCTCACCGGCCTGGTGGTCCAGGGCAATGAGATCACCGGCAACAACACCGGCGACTGGGAGCGGCGGCAGCCGGGCTGCGGCTGCAGCGGGGGCATCAAGTTCTGGGCCGTCAACGGCTCCGACGTCCGCGGCAACTGGGTGCACGACAACCGTGGCACCGGGCTGTGGGCGGACACCAACAACAACGACTTCCTTATCGAGGACAACGTCATCGAGGCCAACGACGGTGCCGCGCTGATCTATGAGGCCAGCTACAACGCGGTCATCCGGTACAACACCATCCGGCGGAACAACCTGGTCGAGGGCCGCACGGCCGCCGCCACCGGCGACGACTTCCCGTACGGGACCGTCTACCTGTCCGAGTCCGGCGGCGAACCGCGGATCCGGGCCCGTACGGACAGGATCGACGTCTACGGCAATGTGCTGGAGGACAACTGGTCCGGGATCACCCTGTGGGAGAACGCCGACCGGTTCTGCAACAGCCCGGCCAACACCTCGTCGGGTGACTGCACGCTGCTGGTGCCGGACGTCAAGCGCTGCGCGCAGCCGGCCATCGCCAAGGCTCCGCTCTCCTCTGACTGCCGGTGGAAGACCCAGCGGGTGGACATCCACGGCAACCGCTTCGTCCAGGGCGCGTCCACCGCCGGATGCGCGGGACAGTGCGGCCGGATGGCGGTGCTGTCCAACTACGGCAGCTATCCGGACTGGTCACCGTACAAGGGCGACCGGGTGGCGCAGGCGATCACCTTCACCCAGCAGAACCGCTGGTACGACAACGTCTACGTCGGACCGTGGAGCTTCGTCGCCCACGACCAGGGCCTGGTGCTCGATGTCAAGCAGTGGCAGGGAGCGCCGTACCGGCAGGACTCCGGCAGCACCTTCGGCCCGCAGGCCGGTGGTTGA
- a CDS encoding glycosyltransferase family 2 protein, with the protein MTAPKAARPRLSIGLPVYNGEEYLAESFDALLGQTYEDFELIVSDNASTDGTEEICRRYAEKDSRIRYLRLPRNIGATPNHNRVFEESRGELFKWASHDDLYARDLLRRCVEALDERPEVFLAHTGQAVIDGDSKVKVPYEYGLATDSPHPPERFRSLLFEPGGDDFYGVMRADVLRRVKPLDSYHHADRTFVAELTLHGPFHQVPEVLYFRRDHPTRAERANPGMRARCVNLDPRRAGPLHPTPRLLAEYVWGFVAAIQRAPLSRADRRACYRHLAAWMASRVRPGAGERVEDRAPVDPDRLTVSIDALVAGREGRQS; encoded by the coding sequence ATGACCGCGCCCAAGGCGGCTCGGCCCCGGCTGAGCATCGGTCTGCCCGTGTACAACGGCGAGGAGTACCTGGCCGAGTCGTTCGACGCCCTGCTCGGCCAGACCTACGAGGACTTCGAGCTGATCGTCTCCGACAACGCCTCGACCGACGGGACCGAGGAGATCTGCCGCCGGTACGCCGAGAAGGACTCCCGCATCCGGTACCTCCGGCTGCCCCGCAACATCGGCGCCACACCGAACCACAACCGTGTCTTCGAAGAGTCCCGCGGCGAGCTGTTCAAGTGGGCCTCGCACGACGACCTGTACGCCCGGGACCTGCTGCGGCGCTGCGTGGAGGCGCTGGACGAGCGCCCGGAGGTGTTCCTCGCGCACACCGGCCAGGCGGTCATCGACGGCGACAGCAAGGTGAAGGTCCCGTACGAGTACGGGCTCGCCACCGACTCGCCGCACCCGCCGGAGCGCTTCCGCAGTCTGCTGTTCGAGCCCGGTGGCGACGACTTCTACGGGGTGATGCGGGCCGACGTGCTGCGCCGGGTGAAGCCGCTGGACAGCTACCACCACGCGGACCGCACCTTCGTCGCCGAGCTCACCCTGCACGGCCCTTTCCACCAGGTGCCGGAGGTGCTGTACTTCCGCCGCGACCACCCCACCCGCGCCGAGCGGGCCAACCCGGGCATGCGCGCCCGGTGCGTCAACCTGGACCCGCGCCGGGCAGGCCCGCTGCACCCGACGCCCCGGCTGCTCGCCGAGTACGTCTGGGGTTTCGTCGCGGCGATCCAACGGGCGCCGCTGTCCCGGGCCGACCGGCGCGCGTGCTACCGCCACCTGGCCGCGTGGATGGCCAGCCGGGTCCGGCCGGGCGCCGGCGAGCGGGTCGAGGACCGCGCCCCGGTCGACCCGGACCGGCTCACCGTCTCCATCGACGCCCTCGTCGCCGGCCGTGAGGGGAGGCAGTCATGA